One segment of Lachancea thermotolerans CBS 6340 chromosome E complete sequence DNA contains the following:
- the YTA6 gene encoding putative AAA family ATPase YTA6 (similar to uniprot|P40328 Saccharomyces cerevisiae YPL074W YTA6 Putative ATPase of the CDC48/PAS1/SEC18 (AAA) family localized to the cortex of mother cells but not to daughter cells) — translation MPHAKFVVPANLTLRQTLNLLLSIVDNQYRNCQELREKATGDPAILKRLHKALSEALAYLNEGFTQIENFYKVKSVLSLKSPDVLNIVNDLRILDHDLRENQKATEDQLVSGLDEKNQPLSVSNSHFSLSKLLKKTKISSGRKEELRRSEEERKAKEVEELKKQRKLEEARALVEKESQDRKAEEEQARALEMAVKRQVEKEMATRASLERTSTAQRDKSQKTEFEKPQRAFERTSLDVKRSPRRSADQMRRRSLDGGARSKNGSAGLHVRQGSDTGLSAMGNVSKAANLAWSQMKPPLGKPNARVKKPVVLTDGGQSHTTKTRYEYIKPTIKRPSINVPRKASAPRRENSEGAKSREALARSKSPRSPESPAQRSFSPSARSEKSMTPDLDLSPQEKRLKHVMETLEGVDPEACQHIINDILVMGEKVYWDDIAGLNSAKNSLKETVVYPFLRPDLFKGLREPISGMLLFGPPGTGKSMIGKAVATESRSTFFSISASSLLSKYLGESEKLVRALFYLARRLSPSIIFIDEIDSLLTSRSDNENESSRRIKTEVLIQWSSLSSATAREREEGDIESGRVLVLAATNLPWAIDEAARRRFTRRLYIPLPEHETRVAHLKKLLLHQKNNLSDSDFDVIGTLTEGYSGSDITALAKDAAMEPIRELGDRLIDVDFSKIRGINLQDFERAMLTVKKSVSPDSLQKFETWASNFGSQGA, via the coding sequence atgCCTCACGCAAAGTTTGTTGTACCAGCTAACCTGACTCTCCGACAGACTCTAAACTTACTGTTGTCCATTGTTGACAACCAGTACCGAAACTGTCAGGAGCTGAGAGAAAAGGCTACCGGCGACCCCGCAATACTTAAGAGGCTTCACAAAGCACTTTCCGAGGCGCTTGCATACCTGAATGAGGGGTTCACGCAGATAGAGAATTTTTATAAGGTGAAAAGTGTTTTATCGCTCAAGAGTCCCGACGTCTTAAATATTGTGAATGACTTGAGAATACTTGACCACGACCTAAGGGAAAATCAGAAGGCCACCGAGGACCAATTGGTATCAGGGCTCGACGAAAAGAACCAACCTCTCTCTGTCTCGAATAGCCACTTTTCTCTATCAAAAttactgaagaagactaAAATCTCGTCGGGCCGTAAAGAGGagctgagaagaagcgaagaagagagaaaggccaaagaagttgaggaattgaaaaagcagAGGAAGCTCGAAGAGGCGCGCGCTTTGGTGGAAAAAGAGTCTCAGGATAGGAaggcagaagaagaacaagcgAGGGCTTTAGAAATGGCTGTCAAGCGGCAGGTAGAAAAGGAAATGGCTACAAGGGCAAGCTTGGAGCGCACTTCCACTGCACAACGGGACAAAAGTCAGAAGACagaatttgagaagccCCAGCGCGCTTTTGAGCGGACGTCCCTCGACGTTAAGCGCTCTCCAAGAAGATCTGCGGATCAGATGAGAAGGCGTAGCTTGGATGGCGGTGCGAGAAGCAAAAACGGCTCTGCAGGATTACATGTTCGCCAAGGTTCTGATACGGGTCTTTCTGCCATGGGAAATGTGAGCAAGGCCGCCAACCTAGCATGGTCTCAGATGAAACCACCATTGGGTAAGCCAAACGCCAGGGTCAAGAAGCCTGTAGTGTTAACTGATGGGGGCCAGTCACATACTACAAAGACCAGATACGAGTACATCAAGCCTACTATCAAGAGGCCTAGCATAAATGTCCCAAGGAAGGCTTCAgcgccaagaagagaaaactCGGAGGGGGCTAAGAGCCGCGAGGCTTTAGCTCGAAGCAAGTCACCTAGGTCTCCAGAATCACCGGCACAAAGGTCATTCTCTCCTAGCGCACGGTCAGAAAAGTCCATGACCCCCGATTTGGACTTATCACCACAAGAGAAGAGACTCAAACACGTAATGGAGACTCTTGAAGGCGTGGATCCAGAAGCATGTCAACACATCATTAATGACATCTTGGTAATGGGCGAAAAAGTTTACTGGGATGATATAGCAGGCCTCAACAGCGCAAAAAACTCGCTAAAAGAGACTGTTGTTTATCCCTTTCTCAGGCCCGATCTCTTCAAGGGGTTACGTGAACCAATTTCTGGGATGCTGCTTTTTGGTCCCCCAGGGACTGGAAAAAGCATGATCGGTAAAGCAGTGGCTACCGAATCTCGGTCTACCTTCTTTAGCATAAGCGCGTCATCCTTACTTTCAAAGTATCTCGGTGAGTCAGAAAAACTTGTGAGAGCGCTGTTTTATCTGGCAAGAAGGCTTTCGCCGTCAATCATATTCATTGACGAAATCGACTCCCTTCTGACGTCCCGGTCTGACAATGAAAATGAGTCGTCAAGAAGAATCAAGACAGAGGTTTTAATTCAGTGGTCTTCTCTATCTAGCGCCACCGCTAGAGAGAGGGAGGAGGGAGACATAGAAAGTGGCAGAGTGCTTGTTTTGGCTGCCACTAACCTTCCATGGGCGATCGATGAGGCAGCACGTAGACGTTTCACAAGAAGGCTTTACATACCGCTTCCAGAGCATGAAACGAGAGTTGctcatttgaaaaagctgttaCTACACCAGAAGAACAATCTAAGTGATTCGGATTTTGACGTGATTGGAACCCTCACAGAGGGTTACTCCGGATCCGATATCACTGCTCTAGCCAAGGACGCTGCAATGGAACCTATTCGCGAACTGGGGGATCGGTTGATAGATGTTGACTTCAGCAAAATTAGAGGCATAAATTTGCAAGACTTCGAAAGGGCAATGCTCACTGTTAAGAAAAGCGTATCTCCGgattctcttcaaaaatttgagacaTGGGCATCTAACTTCGGTAGCCAGGGAGCTTAA
- the GCR1 gene encoding transcription regulator GCR1 (some similarities with uniprot|P07261 Saccharomyces cerevisiae YPL075W GCR1 Transcriptional activator of genes involved in glycolysis functions and interacts with Gcr2p), with amino-acid sequence MNSTSMASRPKSGSNSPLVVGNRNQTPSPRSSTSEMSGSGKNAHRTSLLPQLFASPQLNMSVAMQYVLQRFFEIQDASLAQSLRAVDLIVDQTYAESLSLRQLNDSFSNKQYRYFNTVSRNKQVSKCPIFCIAAYAAARWGDHRNGLSIRFEGFQNVPLLGDTSSFAALAASQVAGVSPSPDEEPSPSSVWGKEKTVRTLEPPEDLINFVFPWLHNLQDDLETKDRTNYNLHSLCELFEYLARVLIQDLAFLSCTNELPSLLSNILEYVPKLKSSSAFQQFKSEMQRQISSRTKQSEWSDRVLSRVEESYIEISRRFVLHNQSLSEEIRELKSELRSMKQLISELLSSQRQFTSFNIPNGALSANGPNSTGTMGSVEKNALPTNLFNNLVTSGEDPAQTTPSLAPINMFHSLSSSAVPETQRRKLPLPNHSGFSPPPIGSPFKRFKFDDPKSNQQQNNLNATLDSLLSKAAVSPRLAVPSLNSGPVSSQLSPQFSSSDAHTQLLLKKPPTSSVLSGGSTHEVFKYKLSRENKTIWDLYTEWYVGLNGKPSIKSLIDTYGWRRWKVSEDSHFFPTRRIIIDYIEREIDRGLRTGRFLNTDREAMRKVITDDLEKFRAANGLTLNSISMYFRNLTRKNTEICIYDNFQDWSIMLIDEEEKNKYCKRQQNSGA; translated from the coding sequence ATGAACTCGACGTCAATGGCATCGAGACCCAAAAGTGGGTCGAACTCGCCGCTGGTGGTCGGCAACAGAAACCAAACACCGTCGCCGCGGTCGAGCACGTCAGAAATGAGCGGTAGCGGGAAGAACGCGCACAGGACAAGCCTGCTGCCGCAGCTCTTCGCCAGCCCGCAGCTGAACATGAGTGTAGCGATGCAGTATGTACTCcagcgcttcttcgaaatCCAGGACGCGTCGCTGGCGCAATCGCTGCGCGCGGTGGACCTGATAGTCGACCAGACGTACGCGGAGTCGCTTTCGCTGCGGCAGCTCAACGACTCTTTCTCCAACAAGCAGTACCGGTACTTCAACACCGTGTCGCGCAACAAGCAGGTCTCCAAGTGTCCTATATTCTGCATCGCGGCGTACGCGGCCGCAAGGTGGGGAGACCACAGAAACGGCCTGTCCATAAGGTTTGAGGGCTTCCAGAACGTGCCTCTGCTAGGTGATACGAGCAGCTTTGCCGCCCTGGCCGCGAGCCAAGTGGCGGGAGTGTCGCCCTCCCCGGACGAAGAGCCTTCCCCAAGCTCTGTATGGGGCAAGGAGAAGACGGTACGCACGCTGGAGCCTCCCGAAGATTTGATAAACTTTGTCTTTCCATGGCTTCACAACCTGCAGGACGACCTCGAAACTAAAGACCGTACAAACTATAATCTGCACTCTCTCTGCGAGCTCTTTGAGTACTTGGCTCGCGTGCTAATCCAGGACCTAGCATTCTTGAGCTGCACAAACGAGCTTCCCTCTCTTCTTTCCAATATTTTGGAATACGTACCGAAACTGAAGAGCAGTAGTGCCTTTCAGCAATTCAAAAGCGAGATGCAGCGCCAGATCAGCTCGCGTACAAAGCAGAGCGAATGGAGTGACCGGGTCTTGTCAAGAGTTGAGGAAAGTTATATCGAAATTTCGAGAAGGTTTGTCCTTCATAACCAATCGTTATCAGAGGAAATACGGGAACTGAAGTCTGAGCTGCGGTCCATGAAGCAGCTGATTTCggagcttttgagttccCAACGGCAGTTTACATCCTTCAATATCCCTAACGGCGCCTTGTCTGCGAACGGTCCAAACAGCACTGGGACTATGGGCTCCGTGGAAAAAAACGCACTTCCTACAAACTTATTCAACAACTTGGTCACCTCAGGTGAGGATCCAGCTCAGACAACGCCATCCTTGGCCCCTATAAACATGTTTCACTCGCTAAGCAGTTCTGCCGTCCCCGAGacccaaagaagaaaacttccTCTGCCAAACCATTCCGGCTTTTCGCCGCCCCCTATAGGCTCGCCATTCAAGAGATTCAAGTTTGACGATCCTAAATCCAAccagcaacaaaacaatCTAAATGCAACTCTAGACTCGCTGCTCTCGAAAGCTGCCGTGAGCCCAAGACTTGCCGTTCCATCCCTCAACAGTGGTCCTGTTTCCTCACAGCTTTCTCCTCAATTTAGTTCCTCAGACGCCCACacgcagctgctgctgaagaaaccTCCAACTAGCTCTGTTCTGAGCGGGGGCTCAACACACGAGGTCTTCAAGTACAAACTGTCcagagaaaacaaaacaatttGGGACCTGTACACAGAATGGTATGTTGGGCTCAATGGAAAACCCTCCATCAAATCTCTGATAGACACATATGGATGGAGAAGGTGGAAAGTTAGTGAGGATTCCCACTTCTTCCCAACACGTCGTATTATAATCGACTATATCGAAAGAGAGATTGATCGTGGTCTTAGAACAGGCAGGTTCCTGAACACAGATCGCGAGGCCATGAGAAAAGTGATCACTGATGACCTAGAAAAGTTTCGCGCAGCCAACGGCCTTACTCTCAACAGTATTTCAATGTACTTCCGGAACCTAACTCGGAAAAATACCGAGATTTGCATCTACGATAACTTCCAGGACTGGTCGATAATGCTGattgatgaggaagaaaagaacaagtaCTGCAAACGCCAGCAAAATAGTGGGGCTTGA
- the UBP16 gene encoding putative ubiquitin-specific protease UBP16 (some similarities with uniprot|Q02863 Saccharomyces cerevisiae YPL072W UBP16 Putative ubiquitin- specific protease), with the protein MNFITRSSSGFYNNGNTSWIEEIFGKHNKQLQYIGIAAATALSLYVLAPSFIGGRNDEMFSSSKRSDKYTTGLINNRNDCFANSSVQAFSSLPKLTMYMNDLLKQVLFMKSLLDRNNNGEENDSEEELDPLQNSEVSNGRSNSLEGSLAPGHLRPSLQGLNPRDNLKGASSTATITTLSTLEGSTDGRGHGAGIDTADASAAQSTCESSCSREAGICSASSNEIPEVPMHEGLAQMMYQLQQLVTSSTYVSVWPFLHVLELIFDAKISSGQNDAHELSQVILETLEKENLRVKKFVKDQPLNVIIPDFPVKGSLADHLICLNCQGSSKVNMHPFTMYSLPVPQEPSASLSAMIADNQTETIDGYSCLSCKIKAILANEEQRGSKGNSDEEQNILATLSRIISEIFINDDLSDELTNYVNNYKKDGCETSSIKSRIVKKTVVTESPEILILHLSRSVFNGTNYTRNSCYVNFDEELHTQEQTIENNRCVGVKPIKYKLKSMVKHQGTHSQGHYECFRRKPDLVKDSLSGQVVNRSPTIDFGLDSNREAANAWNLSTNHSSSDVSSLSSQNSETSSVPFRTVFPESTPGASASPPVVDDDDYIVGHQDSSASNAPSRKPSKLKKLTGFLSRRSSVASAAPESKAPPSRKNSVSVALSDTAPPGGRSRMNSVVSTNSSAWVSSSGADLTETSTSEQDEPSTVIKRKLKKIKSVSKFPFWKISDTAVREAKEMEVLGQTKYVYMLFYERVDEQPAQ; encoded by the coding sequence ATGAACTTCATCACAAGGAGCAGTTCAGGCTTTTACAACAACGGCAATACTAGTTGGATTGAAGAGATATTTGGAAAGCATAACAAACAGCTTCAATACATCGGAATCGCCGCAGCTACCGCACTTTCGTTATACGTTTTAGCACCAAGCTTCATAGGTGGAAGGAACGACGAAATGTTCTctagctcaaaaagaagtgaCAAATATACTACCGGTTTGATCAATAACCGAAATGATTGCTTTGCGAACTCTTCCGTGCAGGCATTCTCTTCATTACCCAAGCTTACAATGTACATGAATGACCTCCTCAAGCAAGTTCTATTTATGAAATCACTACTCGATCGTAACAATAATGGCGAGGAGAATGATTCAGAAGAGGAACTGGATCCACTGCAAAACTCCGAAGTCTCCAACGGAAGGTCGAATTCGCTTGAAGGTTCGCTCGCCCCCGGGCATTTGAGGCCTAGCCTTCAAGGGCTCAACCCGCGGGATAACTTAAAGGGCGCATCCTCTACTGCTACAATCACAACTTTATCCACTCTTGAGGGAAGCACAGATGGTAGAGGCCACGGTGCCGGGATCGACACGGCTGATGCCTCCGCGGCACAGAGCACATGCGAAAGTAGCTGCTCTCGAGAAGCTGGCATATGTTCCGCCTCCAGCAACGAGATCCCGGAAGTTCCTATGCACGAGGGTCTTGCTCAGATGATGTACCAGTTACAGCAACTTGTCACCAGCAGCACTTACGTGTCGGTGTGGCCCTTTCTGCACGTCCTTGAGCTTATCTTCGATGCCAAGATCTCATCAGGTCAGAATGACGCCCATGAACTGTCTCAAGTAATCCTGGAGACATTAGAAAAAGAGAACCTGAGAGTCAAGAAATTTGTGAAAGACCAACCGCTCAACGTGATTATCCCTGACTTTCCTGTTAAAGGGTCTCTAGCAGATCATTTAATTTGTCTGAATTGTCAAGGTTCTTCTAAAGTCAACATGCATCCTTTTACAATGTACTCTCTGCCGGTTCCACAGGAGCCATCCGCAAGTCTTTCTGCAATGATTGCCGACAACCAAACAGAAACCATAGATGGGTACTCTTGCCTGTCGTGTAAAATTAAAGCGATACTAGCGAATGAGGAACAAAGAGGCTCCAAAGGAAATTCAGATGAGGAACAGAATATCCTGGCTACGCTTTCCAGAATAATATCTGAAATTTTCATCAACGATGACCTCTCGGATGAGCTGACAAACTACGTCAACAACTATAAGAAGGATGGATGCGAGACGAGCAGCATCAAGTCTAGGATTGTTAAGAAAACTGTTGTCACGGAGTCGCCTGAAATTTTGATTCTACACTTATCGCGTTCTGTTTTCAATGGCACAAACTACACCCGGAACTCCTGTTATGtgaattttgatgaagagcttcacACGCAAGAACAAACcattgaaaacaacagGTGTGTCGGGGTAAAGCCCATCAAATATAAGTTGAAATCTATGGTCAAACACCAAGGCACACACTCTCAGGGTCACTATGAATGCTTTAGGCGCAAGCCAGACCTAGTTAAGGACTCTTTGTCTGGCCAAGTAGTGAACAGGTCCCCGACCATTGACTTCGGGCTGGACTCCAACCGCGAAGCAGCAAATGCCTGGAACCTTTCAACAAATCATTCATCCTCGGACGTCTCTTCGCTATCCTCTCAAAACTCTGAGACATCCTCAGTCCCTTTTAGAACAGTATTCCCAGAGTCAACTCCTGGCGCGTCTGCTTCGCCGCCTGTTGTCGACGATGATGATTACATTGTGGGGCACCAAGATTCAAGCGCATCCAATGCTCCTAGCAGAAAACCATCTAAACTTAAAAAGCTTACCGGATTTCTTTCGCGGAGGTCGTCCGTGGCCTCGGCGGCGCCTGAAAGTAAGGCCCCCCCTAGTAGAAAGAACTCAGTTTCCGTTGCACTGTCAGACACTGCCCCGCCTGGCGGACGCAGCAGAATGAACAGTGTCGTGTCAACCAATTCTTCTGCTTgggtttcttcttcgggTGCCGACCTAACCGAGACAAGCACTAGTGAGCAAGACGAGCCTAGCACAGTCATCAAGAGAAAGCTTAAGAAGATAAAGAGTGTTTCTAAGTTTCCTTTTTGGAAGATCTCTGATACCGCTGTCAGAGAAGCCAAGGAGATggaagttcttggacaGACAAAGTACGTTTACATGCTCTTTTATGAACGTGTAGACGAGCAACCTGCGCAATGA
- the TAF5 gene encoding chromatin modification protein (similar to uniprot|P38129 Saccharomyces cerevisiae YBR198C TAF5 Subunit (90 kDa) of TFIID and SAGA complexes involved in RNA polymerase II transcription initiation and in chromatin modification) has translation MSQKGQKQPPKTTTPSSVRAQPANGNAKTPPSANNSRPGSFSAADLNRIVLEYLNKKGYHRTEQMLRVESSRTLTPQNKQSPGNTATGAFPDPGQDPSSQGARPVSNPVNVKRDSDGNLVSQQANNSPRHYFLAYSMLKNWVDSSLDMYKPELTRIIYPIFIYVFLTLVAKDPIQARRFFDKFSVDYKAFHASEINKLFSVNSVDHIKENELAQGFQSNKYRVTISRTTLNLLLYFLNENESVGGSLLISIINQNLDPNIVETITSQETLTDGIKDVSAGAVDVESHNSVPVKLGRFPIDEEFAKEVETELQRKDEQSDDQGGEHKQNSLVEEFREMNKISRDEKSATEDDKKEAGAAAADADKKEDRKQDPFMDSPSRDVLPLPSKTALDLKLEIQKVRESRDAIRLDNLQSSAPSVCMYTFHNTNSEMTSLEFSDDVRLASAGFQDSIVKIWSLDGEPLSSKLPSKQDERSNNATLVGHSGTVYSTAFSPDNRYLLSASEDKTVRLWSTDTYTSLVSYKGHNHPIWDVAFSPLGHYFATASHDQTARLWSCDHIYPLRIFAGHLNDVDTVSFHPNGTYVFTGSSDKTCRMWDMSTGDSVRLFLGHTAPVTATAVSPDGRWLSTGSEDGIINVWDIGTGKRLKQMRGHGKNAVYSLSYSKEGHVLVSGGADHSLRVWDVKKSTAEPGSEPEQPFTSFSGDVTTSVNQDIKEYGRRRTIVPTSDLVASFYTKKTPVFKVKFTRSNLVLAGGAFRE, from the coding sequence ATGTCTCAGAAGGGCCAAAAACAGCCGCCCAAGACTACGACGCCCAGTAGCGTACGAGCGCAGCCCGCAAACGGGAATGCGAAGACTCCTCCCAGCGCTAACAACTCGAGACCCGGCTCGTTCTCTGCCGCAGACCTTAACCGCATTGTTTTGGAATACCTGAACAAAAAGGGGTATCACCGTACAGAACAGATGCTCAGGGTCGAAAGCTCGCGTACGTTAACTCCACAGAATAAGCAGTCACCTGGGAACACCGCAACAGGCGCGTTCCCAGATCCTGGCCAAGATCCGTCGTCCCAGGGAGCTAGACCTGTATCCAATCCAGTCAATGTCAAAAGGGACTCCGATGGCAACCTTGTGTCACAACAGGCGAACAATTCCCCAAGGCATTACTTCTTGGCATACTCcatgttgaaaaactggGTTGACTCCTCGCTGGACATGTACAAGCCAGAACTGACAAGGATAATCTACCCAATATTTATCTATGTGTTTCTGACTTTGGTGGCCAAAGATCCTATCCAAGCCCGCCGGttttttgacaagttttCTGTTGACTACAAGGCGTTCCATGCTTCCGAAATaaacaagcttttttcGGTCAACTCTGTAGACCATATCAAGGAAAACGAGCTGGCTCAAGGCTTCCAATCAAACAAGTACCGTGTCACTATCTCCCGTACGACCTTGAATCTGTTGCTGTATTTCTTGAATGAAAATGAGAGTGTGGGAGGGTCTCTGCTCATCAGCATCATCAACCAAAATCTTGATCCGAACATTGTGGAGACAATAACTTCTCAGGAAACCTTAACTGACGGCATTAAAGACGTGTCCGCCGGTGCAGTGGATGTGGAGTCTCATAACTCTGTTCCCGTCAAGCTAGGCAGATTCCCTATTGATGAGGAATTTGCAAAGGAAGTCGAAACAGAACTTCAAAGGAAAGACGAACAGAGCGACGACCAGGGAGGGGAGCACAAGCAAAACAGTTTAGTGGAAGAATTCAGAGAAATGAATAAAATATCAAGAGATGAAAAGTCCGCTACTGAGGACgacaaaaaagaggcaggcgctgccgctgccgACGCCGACAAGAAGGAAGATCGCAAGCAAGACCCGTTTATGGATTCGCCGTCCCGCGATGTTCTGCCTCTGCCATCAAAGACTGCGTTAGATTTGAAGCTCGAGATCCAGAAAGTTAGAGAATCTCGGGATGCAATCCGTCTGGATAACCTACAGTCATCTGCTCCCAGTGTTTGCATGTACACATTCCACAATACGAACTCTGAAATGACTTCGCTCGAATTCAGCGACGATGTGCGGCTGGCTTCTGCCGGTTTTCAAGACAGCATAGTTAAAATCTGGTCACTAGACGGCGAGCCGCTCAGTAGCAAGCTACCATCGAAACAGGACGAACGCTCAAACAACGCCACTCTTGTTGGGCATAGTGGTACGGTTTATTCAACAGCCTTTAGTCCAGATAACCGTTATCTTCTCTCCGCGTCCGAAGACAAGACCGTGCGTTTGTGGTCCACTGACACTTATACATCTCTTGTGAGTTACAAGGGCCACAACCATCCAATTTGGGACGTAGCATTTTCGCCTCTCGGCCACTACTTCGCCACTGCTTCCCATGACCAGACCGCAAGGCTTTGGTCTTGCGATCACATCTACCCGCTGAGGATTTTTGCGGGTCATCTGAATGACGTTGACACTGTGTCTTTCCACCCTAACGGCACCTACGTATTTACTGGTTCTAGCGACAAGACTTGTCGCATGTGGGATATGAGTACTGGCGACTCAGTTCGTTTGTTCCTTGGCCATACTGCCCCGGTAACCGCAACTGCAGTATCTCCTGATGGCAGGTGGCTTTCCACAGGCAGCGAAGATGGAATAATCAATGTTTGGGATATTGGCACAGGGAAAAGGCTGAAACAAATGCGAGGACACGGCAAGAATGCCGTATACTCTCTCTCGTACAGTAAAGAGGGGCATGTCCTTGTTTCCGGCGGCGCAGACCATTCGTTAAGGGTGTGGGACGTTAAAAAATCTACTGCAGAACCCGGGAGCGAGCCTGAACAGCCCTTCACAAGTTTTTCTGGAGACGTAACGACTTCAGTGAACCAAGATATAAAAGAATACGGTCGCAGAAGGACCATCGTTCCCACAAGCGATCTGGTGGCATCTTTTTACACCAAGAAAACACCTGTCTTCAAAGTGAAATTCACCAGAAGCAACTTAGTACTTGCAGGTGGCGCCTTTCGGGAGTAA
- the BEM1 gene encoding phosphatidylinositol-3-phosphate-binding protein BEM1 (similar to uniprot|P29366 Saccharomyces cerevisiae YBR200W BEM1 Protein containing SH3-domains involved in establishing cell polarity and morphogenesis functions as a scaffold protein for complexes that include Cdc24p Ste5p Ste20p and Rsr1p), producing MLKGFKRSGRDSGTKSRITSADISAPTADNNNVVKHIKTVPLRSASSASNNSGKGPDKIMPVEKVIKALYNYQAQSPKELSFVKGEFFVVQAEDKEWYDAFNPQDQRRGMVPKSYFESFARGGPEFNNGNGVPLTQHQQQLPVNSSFISQRSGSLYAIVLYDFRAEKSDELTTYAGENLFICAHHNYEWFIAKPIGRLGGPGLVPVGFVSIIDIDTGYATGNETSEDIASVNLPTVQEWKNNVAKYKASNISLSSPEIQKQRSNSHGSSLQQQYLPSRSSYLNSAITHAAVDSFSLEGDKFWFNVICELPDGRTRSLKRYYEDFYDLQVKLLDAFPAEAGKLRDVRGQWTKRIMPYIPGPVPYVTDSITKKRKEDLNIYVRDLIALPMHISQCDMVRSLFTIRNNGFDKEFTQEPTMTLNQFPATYEDPQHSRAGSRKNDDSTLTGDDLKVYEMMNDLSLKNSKPHSRPPSALPPQLKPTKIKFYYKDDIFALLLDANITFIELRDKISPRIESPSFKLFVRLNDSLGEEVTGDAQVSEVIQGKLKIAVQDA from the exons ATGTTGAAG GGTTTCAAACGTTCAGGAAGAGACAGCGGAACGAAAAGCAGGATCACCTCTGCCGATATTTCAGCGCCGACAGCAGACAATAATAATGTGGTCAAACATATTAAAACTGTTCCCTTAAGGTCTGCCTCTTCAGCGTCAAACAACTCTGGGAAAGGGCCAGACAAGATAATGCCCGTGGAGAAGGTTATTAAGGCGCTGTATAACTATCAAGCTCAATCGCCCAAGGAATTATCTTTTGTCAAAGGCGAGTTTTTCGTCGTCCAGGCTGAGGACAAAGAATGGTATGATGCATTCAACCCTCAagaccaaagaagaggCATGGTGCCCAAGAGCTACTTTGAATCTTTTGCTAGGGGTGGCCCAGAGTTTAACAATGGCAACGGGGTTCCTTTAACACAACATCAGCAGCAGTTGCCCGTTAACTCCAGTTTTATCTCACAAAGATCTGGCTCATTATACGCCATTGTCCTGTATGACTTTCGTGCTGAAAAGTCAGATGAACTTACAACTTACGCTGGGGAGAATCTTTTCATTTGCGCCCACCACAATTACGAATGGTTTATTGCTAAGCCAATTGGCCGCTTGGGAGGTCCTGGGTTGGTTCCGGTGGGTTTTGTCAGTATAATCGACATTGACACTGGCTACGCGACAGGAAATGAGACCAGCGAGGATATTGCTTCAGTTAATTTGCCTACGGTACAAGAATGGAAGAACAACGTTGCCAAGTATAAAGCAAGCAACATATCACTGAGCTCACCCGAAATTCAGAAACAGCGGTCTAATTCTCACGGGAGCTCGTTACAACAACAGTATCTCCCTAGCCGCAGCTCCTATCTTAACTCTGCGATAACGCACGCAGCTGTGGACTCTTTTTCTCTCGAAGGAGACAAGTTTTGGTTTAACGTAATTTGCGAGCTTCCCGATGGCAGAACCCGAAGCCTTAAACGATATTACGAGGATTTTTACGATTTACAGGTAAAACTTCTCGACGCATTTCCTGCCGAGGCTGGAAAGTTAAGAGATGTTAGGGGCCAATGGACAAAACGTATTATGCCTTATATTCCAGGTCCTGTACCGTACGTCACAGATTCAAtcacaaaaaagagaaaagaagatcTCAATATTTACGTTCGTGACTTGATAGCGCTCCCAATGCATATTTCTCAATGTGATATGGTCAGATCTCTCTTTACCATCAGAAATAACGGATTTGACAAAGAGTTCACACAAGAGCCTACTATGACTCTAAACCAATTCCCTGCTACTTACGAAGATCCGCAACATTCCAGGGCGGGATCCAGGAAAAACGATGATTCGACCTTAACAGGCGACGATTTAAAAGTTTACGAAATGATGAACGACCTTTCGCTAAAGAACTCCAAACCTCACTCCAGGCCGCCAAGTGCCTTACCTCCTCAACTTAAACCAACAAAGATAAAATTTTATTATAAGGACGACATTTTCGCGCTACTACTGGATGCAAACATTACATTCATTGAACTTCGCGACAAAATCTCTCCTCGTATAGAAAGTccatctttcaagctttttgttaGGCTCAATGATTCCCTGGGCGAAGAGGTCACAGGCGATGCACAGGTTTCGGAGGTAATTCAGGGCAAGCTGAAAATAGCGGTTCAAGATGCCTAA